The sequence AATACACGAATAAATGGATTATGGACCTGGCTTCCCATATTTTGAAAACATCCTCCAGGCCAAGGATAATTATAATACAAAGTGATCATGGTTATCGGGCATACCAGGAAGGCAGCGATCCAATGCTAGAGTTTAAAAATTTGAATGCCATTTATTTTCCTGATAAAGATTACCAGCAATTATATGATTCAATCAGTTCCGTGAATACTTTTCGGGTCATCCTCAAAAAATATTTCAATGAAAACCTCCCGCTACTGAATGATTCAACAGTGTATCTTCGCCATTAAGTTTAAAATTTCCCCTTATGATTCGAAACAACTGGACCATAACAGAAATCACCCAAATATACAATTCACCCCTGCTTGAACTTGTCTATAAAGCAGCTACACTGCACAGGGAATACCAGGATACTGCAGAGGTACAGGTTTGTACCTTATTATCTATTAAGACCGGCGGTTGCTCTGAGGATTGCGCTTATTGCCCGCAGGCTGCGCGGTATAATACCGGCGTTGATGTTCAGGCGCTGATGAAGACCGACGAAGTACTTGAATACGCACAGAAAGCAAAAGATGCTGGTTCTACCCGCTTTTGCATGGGCGCTGCCTGGCGAGAAGTGCGGAACAATCGTGATTTCGACCGTGTGATTGAAATGGTAAAAGGGGTAAATGAACTGGGTATGGAAGTTTGCTGCACTATGGGTATGTTAACTGAAGAACAGGCAAAAAAACTGCATGATGCCGGACTGTATGCCTATAACCATAACCTGGATACTTCCGAAGAGCATTATGGAGATATCATTACTACCCGAACGTAT comes from Flavihumibacter fluvii and encodes:
- the bioB gene encoding biotin synthase BioB → MIRNNWTITEITQIYNSPLLELVYKAATLHREYQDTAEVQVCTLLSIKTGGCSEDCAYCPQAARYNTGVDVQALMKTDEVLEYAQKAKDAGSTRFCMGAAWREVRNNRDFDRVIEMVKGVNELGMEVCCTMGMLTEEQAKKLHDAGLYAYNHNLDTSEEHYGDIITTRTYKDRLNTLDNVRKAGISVCSGGIIGLGETHEDRIGMLHTLSTLPKHPESVPINALVPVAGTPLEHNKKVDIWDMVRMIATARIIMPATMVRLSAGRNEMSIAEQALCFMAGANSIFAGDKLLTTPNPSFADDLNMFNLLGLKPREAFKGAPLELA